The genomic interval AAGgaccacagcagagctgtgcacaggaGTGCCAGGAATGCTCCACGGGGGACTGAAGGTGCTCATGGTGTGCATTTTCCCTTCGTGCATCAGGGAATATGGATCTCCTCCCACCACAATGTGCAAAGACGAAGTTTCGTTAGCTCCCACCCCATCGCCATGAAGATGGAGCACATCCTGCTGGGCATGGGGTGACCCGTGCCCAGGGAGGACATAGTGATGGCTGGGGACCTGAGTGACATTTTCCAAGGACAAGTGCCACCTGTCCCACTCTCCTGCCTGCCACCATGAGAGTGGTGGGATGGGGTGCACGGAGGAGGGtcagattggatatcaggaaaaatgtaTTCACAGGGGGGGTAGTGAGGTTTCCCAGAGGGGTGAAGGtccaagaaatgtggagatgttgtactgaaggacatggtcagtgagcacagtggggatggATTAGCATTTGGCTAGATGATTCCTATGATTCTAAAGGGACAGCAATGGGACTACTTATTACGACCCTTCAGGACCTGGGCCAAATGTCCTGCTCACATTGTTGGCAGAGAGGAGAGTGGTGTCCAGCAGTAGATGGAGAGAAATGCTGGTCGGAACAGGACAACGAGAGCCACCAGCACTACTCTTCCTGGGGAGTCCCTGGATGTCATGAGATGAGCAAATTCTATGTGCAGTGTGGAAATCCCTTTTAaggatagaaagaaaaatgcttccaCTCATTACAGTTATCGGATCCTACCACAGAGCCCAGCAAGGGACCATGTCCACATGGGGCAGGATCAGCCCTGTGCAGTAAACCTTTTCTCACCCTCACTCCAACTCAAGAAGTGAGTCTCTGCCCTCACCCTGCTGCACTTCATGGCTTGGCTCAAAATGACAACAAATCCAGGGGACCGTGACAGTTCTCCGGTGTGGGAGGGGAAGTTCTGGCATTGCAGGGCCAATGACAGGGTACAGGTCCCTGTGACTCGTTGTTTCCTCCACAGCCACACAGTGTCAGCTTTCTGCAAACACCACCTCACTTCTCCTTTGCACCCTGCAAcaggtggctgcagcagggacagcacagaacagaaccaccagcagccccatggCCCAGAGCGTGCTCTACGCCGACCTGAGATTCGCCAAGGGGCCAGGGGGCCACGGCACAACCAGCCAGGTGCTGGAGGCAGGTAAGAGTCATGGGGACCTCACACCTCCCCACATGGCCAGCATCATCACCCATCGCTGcccgcccttcctcccacagccaGCATGGACGACACAGACAGCCCCTATGAGAACGTTGTTCCGGGATCAGCacctgtggggacagcaggggaagggacccagcacagcccaggcaaGTGTCCGGagggggacagggatggggatggggatggggacaggggcCCCGCTGCCCCCAGCAGCGTGGGTGACTTGTGGCTGCTGGTGTGTCTTGCAGGGCACTGGTCCCGGCGGTGCTGTGTCCCTGTGGGGCTTCTGGCAgtcagcctgctgctgttggTGGCCCTGGTGACCCTGGGGACCTGCTGTGAGTGTGGAGGGCATGGCTGGggagggagtggtgaggcaggATGGGGGCCAGAaggagctcagggctggggtGGTGCAGCTTCTCACTGGGCTGCCCcatgctgcctgcactgcatgTGCTGCCTGCACCTTGCAGTACTGCCTGCACTGGGAGTGCTGGCTGCATCTTGCAGTACTGCCTGCATCTTCCAGTACTGCCTGCATCTTGCAGTACTGCCTGCACTGGGAGTGCTGCCTGCATCTTGCAGTACTGCCTGCACTGGGAGTGCTGCCTGCATCTTGCAGTACTGCCTGCATCTTGTAGTGCTGCCTGCATCTTGTAGTGCTGCCTGCATCTTGCAGTACTGCCTGCATCTTCCAGTACTGCCTGCATCTTGCAGTACTGCCTGCATCTTGTAGTGCTGCCTGCATCTTGTAGTGCTGCCTGCATCTTGCAGTACTGCCTGCATCTTCCAGTACTGCCTGCATCTTGCAGTACTGCCTGCATCTTGCAGTACTGCCTGCACTGTGAGTGCCGCCTGCACTGCGTGTATTCATTTCACTGCCTGTGCCACCTGCActttctgcactgcctgcactgtATGTGTTGCCTGTGCAGCTTCCCATGGATTACCACTGTTTCCCATTGTTTCCCAATATCTCTGATCACCTTCTCATTGTCTCCCATCACTTTCTGTTACATCCTGTTCATTTGCATAGCCTTCTACTGCCTTGTTTtacttcccttttccttccactCACCTCCTGTTAATTTCTCTTACCTTTCACTAATTGCCACTTCCACTTGCCTCCCACTACCTTCCCATTTTCCTCCACTAGTTTCCATCTCCTGCCACTGCCTTCTAGTTGTCTTCCCAGTCCCTTACATTACATCCTTTGGCTACTCCTTGCCTTTTATTTGCTCTTGTTGTTTCCCATTGCATTTCCATTGACTTCCACTACCTTCCATTCCCCCTATTAATTCCCTCTGAATTCCAGTGCTTTCCCATTAACTTCCCATAGCCTCCTACTACACTCACATTACATGCCATCAATTCCCATTGAATCCCAGCACTGTCCAAATGAATTCCCTTTGCCTCCATCCCCCTTGACTCGCCTGTATTGCCCTGCCTGCCCCACTCCCGGCCATGACCCACACCCCCTACTcaggctgccccatccccatgcTCCAGCTCACTTTGTCCCATCCACAGACTGGCAGGTGAACCACCAGCTGCAGAACGTATCCAGGGAGCAGGCCACTGAGCGCGGCCACTTCTCACAGGAGGCACAGGTGTGGAAGCAGAGCCTGAGGCAGacacagcaggagctggcatGGGTgcaagaggagctgcagcaagcaTGGCAGGCGGCCCACCGCAGTCAGCAGGAGCTGGCCAGGCAGGATGTCGAGCTGGTGCGTGTCTCAGGGGCCCTGAATGCAACCCAGAAGGAGCTACAGGACGTGCAGGGGAAGCTCAGTGCCATCGAGCAAGCAGCGAGCAGCCTGCGTGTCTGCCTGAATGCAGGTATGGGCACAGTGCAGTGGGGAGGGGGCAGTGCCTGAGGGGTGCGGGGCCCACGTCTGCAGGCggccagcagctgagctgtgctgctgtctccagACTGCTGCCCCTCGGGCTGGCTGCTCTACCGTGGCAAGTGTCTCTTCATCTCGGCGGTGAAGAAGAACTGGTGGGACAGCCATAGGGATTGTGTGAAGAAGTCTTCCCATCTGCTGATCCAAGATGAATGGGAGTCGTGGATGCTGCCGGTAAGTAGgggggctgcagctccacagcaggATGCCCCCTATTGCCTGCTGCCACTGCCCTGGCATACGGGCTGCTGGGAACACAGGTGGTCCCAGTGCTCCTGGCCACTGAACATTGGGCTTGACAGATTCTCTTCCCACAGCAGTTTTTGCAAACAGGTGGTGCCAGGTACTGGATTGGAGGAAGATACTGGCCATCAGATATTCAGAAGCTGAATAAGAAGCCACATAACATGTAAGTCAGTAATGTCCCTCTTGGCCAGCCAGGGTTAGATGTACCAAACCCTGCCTGGCTCTGTCCCTGACCAAGGAAGGATGTTCTGGTGGGAACAACTCTggctcttctgctttgctgaaaggACCTGGTGGCAGACAGCAGGCTGGGGACATCACCAAATATGTCACCCTGTAACCTCTCACCTGCTTCTTCAATTCTAGGGGAGAGCTTACTTACTGTGTAGCAACAGCCTATGGGATGATAGACcagaaaaactgcagagagGATTATGCATGGATCTGTGAGCAAGCCCCAAATATGAGCGGTGTATCAGAGAGCATCTTTTCTCTGCTTGCTGAAGAGTGACTCTGGCACTCCTCCATCGCAGGACTTGGAGACAGAAGCTATGGATACAAAAGGAAGACAGCCTTCCGGTTGTGCATGGCACCGTGCTTGTGGCTTGACATGGTCTGGGGAGGTAGATGGGGAAAGAGAGTGTTTTACAACTTGCCTGTCTGTTTCTCACACTCACGCCCATCCTTGATACTTGACAATAAATTCAGGGCCTTCAGCAGTTAATTCAAACTCTTCACAACCTGACATTCTGTTTAGGGAAGGTTGGTTTGTTCCTGGCAGCTGGAGCCTCAAAGCAGAGTCTCAACATCATACAAGCCTTGAGGAGATACACTGTACCCTGCTAGAGTTGATAGGTGCCCTAACAAGGTAAAAATGCTGATTAGAAACTCACTCAGCAGCCACATTCTTCGTAAATAAGTTCCTGGCCATATATGGACCTGGCTTATGTAACACATGACTTTCTGGGTAACACTTTCCTGTGGTACCTCAATACCACCAAAGACATCCTTGAAAGAACCCCATATTAACACAGAACACGAGTAGTTGGCTTTTCAACCTGTCTCTTGGGTTGGTGATTTCGTTCCTGGATCTTGATGACATGCTCGCAGTGCTCTGCCCTCTGGTCATGGCTCTCAGCCATGCCATACTGAGCTCTGCTCACAACCTCTGCAAGGCAGTCAATAAATCACCTCTTACACATTTTGAAGATGGCTATGATGGCCCCATTGGTGGTGTTCCTAATCTGCCTTCACTTcaccccaaaccacccccacTGACCATGttcctcactgccacatctccatggttcttggcTGCCCACAGAGACCGTGAATCCACCAGcttcctgggcagtctgtgcagGTGCATCACAATTCctgtggagaagaaattttttcttgtATCCAACCTGAATACCCCACAAATCCAATATGATATCACCATGAAAGACTGGCTATGGGACAAGGGGACATGTGTGCAGATCAAGGAGCAGGAAAATGTTGGTAAAAGTGTCCGCATGCATGTGAGAGAGGGGAATGAGGTCTATTTTTCATAAGCCTTGCTTTAAAATACAGGCAGTTCTCCAGAACATTTTCTCCGTGCTTTGCCACATGTTGGAGAGAATGCATATACAGCACTGGGATATTTCCATgggcagcccagctgctgtccCCCAGGCCTGTAATATggaggggctggcagcagggtcAGTCCTCAGTCAGGAGAGGAGTGAGGCTCTCGGTCACGCTGCTCAGCTTTGGGGGCTGCTCACAGATCCATGGGTAAAACATCCAGCATGATAAGCTCTGCATTTTCCCAGCTACTAACAGTGCACAATCTTCACTGTAATCATACCTAGGAGACAGGACACATGTCAGAGAAGCAGGGACAGCATACACCGCCTGCACACAACCTCAAGTTCCTGCACTGAGGACACAGTGAAAGAAGAGTCTCCTTCCCGATAGTGGTTTTCTCTGACCAAGTCCATCCTACCACCAAGTGGACAAGCTTATGGATGGCACTGAACCATACACCAGGATATGATGCTGAATCTGAGCATCGCTACCTGGGGAGTGTGGTGCCGTGCCCTATGAGTGGGCTCTGACTATAGCTGTTTGGAGCACCACTCTAAGGAGGAGCTCATGAGTTGAAAAGACACATCAGGGGTATGGGAAATAGGGTAACCTGCACTTCCAAAGATTGGGCCAGGGACTGCTAGATATACATGCAAAACAGCTTGCAGTCTCATACACAACTAACCTCTTTGCACGGTGAAACTCTTTTCTCCTGATCCAGTACCTGGCACTGTTTGCTTGGAGAAAATCCTGTGAGGAAAGAACACATTGAGTGCCTCCACCGTGCCTGGTAGTCAGGAGTGCTGGGACAGCCTGGGGGGCATcctgctgtggagctgcagcccccCTACTTACCGGCAGCATCCACAACTCCCATTCGTCTTGGATCAGCAGATGGGAAGACTTCTTCACACAATCCCTATGGCTGTCCCACCAGCTCTTCCTCACCACCGAGATGAAGAGACACTTGCCACGGTAGAGCAGCCAGCCCGAGGGGCAGCAGTctggagacagcagcacagctcagctgctggccGCCTGCAGACGTGGGCCCCGCACCCCTCAGGCACTGCCCCCTCCCCACTGCACTGTGCCCATACCTGCATTCAGGCAGACACGCAGGCTGCTCGCTGCTTGCTCGATGGCACTGAGCTTCCCCTGCACGTCCTGTAGCTCCTTCTGGGTTGCATTCAGGGCCCCTGAGACACGCACCAGCTCGACATCCTGCCTGGCCAGCTCCTGCTGACTGCGGTGGGCCGCCTGCCAtgcttgctgcagctcctcttgcACCCatgccagctcctgctgtgtCTGCCTCAGGCTCTGCTTCCACACCTGTGCCTCCTGTGAGAAGTGGCCGCGCTCAGTGGCCTGCTCCCTGGATACGTTCTGCAGCTGGTGGTTCACCTGCCAGTCTGTGGATGGGACAAAGTGAGCTGGAgcatggggatggggcagcctgAGTAGGGGGTGTGGGTCATGGCCGGGAGTGGGGCAGGCAGGGCAATACAGGCGAGTCAAGGGGGATGGAGGCAAAGGGAATTCATTTGGACAGTCATGAGAATTGATGGCATGTAATGGGAAGGCAGTGGGAAGCAAGGGGAAGTCAACTagaaagcaatgggtggcagTAGAAATCAATGATTGACAAAAGTAAGGCAGTAGAAAAGAGTAGTATGTCAATGGTAATGCACTAGGATTCAATGAGAATAAATGAGAGGTGGAGGAAGGCAGTGGGAGAGAGTGGGAGAAAGTCAATGAGAATGTGGTGGGAATCAACATGGAGCAatggaaggcagggagcagccaaCAGTGGTTAACATAAGGCAACACACATTGGGAGACAcgaggaagaaaacaagaaggcaATGGGAGGTGATGGAAATAATGAAAGATGGTGGAAATCAATAGAAGGCAGTGAGTAGGTAATGGGAAGTGAAGTGGAGGGGAATGGTAAGCAACAGAGAACAAAGGACTTAAATGGAAAGAAGTGAGAAGTAATGGGAAGGCAATGGAAGGCAATGGGAGGCAATAGGAAAAAATGGGAGCCAATAAGAGGCAGTAGAAAGGACACAGAAGAGAGCTGAAAGGTAGAGGATACTGATTTAGCAATTGGCAAGCAATGGGAAGCAATGGAAACCAGTGGAAGGTAACGATATGCAATGGGAAACAGTGAGAAGTCTATGGGAAAGCAAAGTCAATGGGAGTCTGTGGGGAGAAATAGGAGGCAACTGAAAAGTTATGGCAACCAATGGAAGGCAATGGAAATTAATAGGAGATAAGAGGGAGGAAAATGGAGGTAGAAGAAAGAAGTGAGAGGCAATGGGAATGAATGGAATGCAACAAAAAGTGATGGGAGACAGTGGGAGGTACTGGGAAGCAATAGGAAGTAATAGTAATCCATGGGAGGCTAATACAGGCAGCACATACAGTGCAGGCAGTACTGCAAGATGCAGGCAGCACTCAGTCCAGGCAGTACTGCAAGAT from Lagopus muta isolate bLagMut1 chromosome Z, bLagMut1 primary, whole genome shotgun sequence carries:
- the LOC125687173 gene encoding B-cell differentiation antigen CD72-like isoform X3; translated protein: MIISYHLTEVSRSQSCWPVPVWGTATSSPMAQSVLYADLRFAKGPGGHGTTSQVLEAASMDDTDSPYENVVPGSAPVGTAGEGTQHSPGHWSRRCCVPAGLLAVSLLLLVALVTLGTCYWQVNHQLQNVSREQATERGHFSQEAQVWKQSLRQTQQELAWVQEELQQAWQAAHRSQQELARQDVELVRVSGALNATQKELQDVQGKLSAIEQAASSLRVCLNADCCPSGWLLYRGKCLFISVVRKSWWDSHRDCVKKSSHLLIQDEWELWMLPDFLQANSARYWIRRKEFHRAKRYDYSEDCALLVAGKMQSLSCWMFYPWICEQPPKLSSVTESLTPLLTED
- the LOC125687173 gene encoding B-cell differentiation antigen CD72-like isoform X2; translation: MIISYHLTEVSRSQSCWPVPVWGTATSSPMAQSVLYADLRFAKGPGGHGTTSQVLEAASMDDTDSPYENVVPGSAPVGTAGEGTQHSPDWQVNHQLQNVSREQATERGHFSQEAQVWKQSLRQTQQELAWVQEELQQAWQAAHRSQQELARQDVELVRVSGALNATQKELQDVQGKLSAIEQAASSLRVCLNADCCPSGWLLYRGKCLFISVVRKSWWDSHRDCVKKSSHLLIQDEWELWMLPDFLQANSARYWIRRKEFHRAKRNCDAPAQTAQEAGGFTVSVGSQEPWRCGSEEHEVVSRAQYGMAESHDQRAEHCEHVIKIQERNHQPKRQVEKPTTRVLC
- the LOC125687174 gene encoding B-cell differentiation antigen CD72-like isoform X1, with amino-acid sequence MAQSVLYADLRFAKGPGGHGTTSQVLEAASMDDTDSPYENVVPGSAPVGTAGEGTQHSPGHWSRRCCVPVGLLAVSLLLLVALVTLGTCYWQVNHQLQNVSREQATERGHFSQEAQVWKQSLRQTQQELAWVQEELQQAWQAAHRSQQELARQDVELVRVSGALNATQKELQDVQGKLSAIEQAASSLRVCLNADCCPSGWLLYRGKCLFISAVKKNWWDSHRDCVKKSSHLLIQDEWESWMLPQFLQTGGARYWIGGRYWPSDIQKLNKKPHNMGELTYCVATAYGMIDQKNCREDYAWICEQAPNMSGVSESIFSLLAEE
- the LOC125687173 gene encoding B-cell differentiation antigen CD72-like isoform X1, which encodes MIISYHLTEVSRSQSCWPVPVWGTATSSPMAQSVLYADLRFAKGPGGHGTTSQVLEAASMDDTDSPYENVVPGSAPVGTAGEGTQHSPGHWSRRCCVPAGLLAVSLLLLVALVTLGTCYWQVNHQLQNVSREQATERGHFSQEAQVWKQSLRQTQQELAWVQEELQQAWQAAHRSQQELARQDVELVRVSGALNATQKELQDVQGKLSAIEQAASSLRVCLNADCCPSGWLLYRGKCLFISVVRKSWWDSHRDCVKKSSHLLIQDEWELWMLPDFLQANSARYWIRRKEFHRAKRNCDAPAQTAQEAGGFTVSVGSQEPWRCGSEEHEVVSRAQYGMAESHDQRAEHCEHVIKIQERNHQPKRQVEKPTTRVLC
- the LOC125687174 gene encoding B-cell differentiation antigen CD72-like isoform X2, producing the protein MAQSVLYADLRFAKGPGGHGTTSQVLEAASMDDTDSPYENVVPGSAPVGTAGEGTQHSPGHWSRRCCVPVGLLAVSLLLLVALVTLGTCYWQVNHQLQNVSREQATERGHFSQEAQVWKQSLRQTQQELAWVQEELQQAWQAAHRSQQELARQDVELVRVSGALNATQKELQDVQGKLSAIEQAASSLRVCLNADCCPSGWLLYRGKCLFISAVKKNWWDSHRDCVKKSSHLLIQDEWESWMLPFLQTGGARYWIGGRYWPSDIQKLNKKPHNMGELTYCVATAYGMIDQKNCREDYAWICEQAPNMSGVSESIFSLLAEE
- the LOC125687174 gene encoding B-cell differentiation antigen CD72-like isoform X3; this translates as MAQSVLYADLRFAKGPGGHGTTSQVLEAASMDDTDSPYENVVPGSAPVGTAGEGTQHSPDWQVNHQLQNVSREQATERGHFSQEAQVWKQSLRQTQQELAWVQEELQQAWQAAHRSQQELARQDVELVRVSGALNATQKELQDVQGKLSAIEQAASSLRVCLNADCCPSGWLLYRGKCLFISAVKKNWWDSHRDCVKKSSHLLIQDEWESWMLPQFLQTGGARYWIGGRYWPSDIQKLNKKPHNMGELTYCVATAYGMIDQKNCREDYAWICEQAPNMSGVSESIFSLLAEE